A single window of Cytobacillus dafuensis DNA harbors:
- a CDS encoding DEAD/DEAH box helicase yields MSNTLISQLKPFLQEVWKKEGFNQPTTVQSKAVPVAIEGKDVMAESPTGTGKTLAYLLPVLEKMNAEAKAVQAVIIAPSQELVMQILQEIQKWGEGSGIRAASFIGGANVKRQLEKLKKHPHIAVGTPGRMLELIKQKKLKMHEVRTVVLDEVDQLLVHEHLDTIRQIMKSTLSERQTILFSATLPKGIEQLALELTNDPVIIRVEKDETIQAAEVDHIYFVAEQRDKLMMLEKISRLESIKALVFVRDIGNLTVMSEKLAYKNIHTSFLHSDLNKTDRQKSLQDFRTGKTKMLLATDVAARGLDIKDVTHVVHFDFPKDLKQYVHRSGRTGRFGASGVVISLVTDREERELKKFAKELRIQANKKVMRGGKIVDPDQSK; encoded by the coding sequence ATGTCAAATACACTAATTAGCCAATTAAAGCCATTTTTACAAGAAGTATGGAAAAAAGAAGGGTTTAATCAACCAACAACCGTTCAGTCAAAAGCCGTTCCAGTTGCTATTGAGGGAAAAGATGTGATGGCAGAATCACCGACTGGTACTGGAAAGACCCTTGCTTATTTACTTCCAGTTTTAGAGAAAATGAATGCAGAAGCAAAGGCAGTTCAAGCTGTCATTATTGCACCATCACAGGAGCTTGTTATGCAAATATTGCAGGAGATTCAAAAATGGGGAGAAGGCAGCGGAATCCGAGCAGCATCCTTTATCGGTGGTGCGAATGTGAAGAGACAGCTGGAAAAATTAAAAAAACATCCACATATTGCTGTTGGAACACCGGGAAGAATGCTGGAATTAATTAAGCAGAAAAAGCTAAAAATGCATGAAGTCAGGACTGTCGTGCTTGATGAGGTAGATCAGCTGCTTGTTCATGAGCATTTGGATACAATTCGTCAGATCATGAAATCAACTTTGAGTGAGAGACAAACGATTCTTTTTTCAGCCACTTTGCCAAAAGGAATTGAGCAGCTTGCATTGGAGCTAACAAATGATCCTGTCATCATCAGAGTTGAAAAAGATGAGACCATTCAAGCGGCCGAGGTTGATCATATTTATTTCGTTGCAGAGCAAAGAGACAAACTCATGATGCTCGAAAAAATTTCTAGACTTGAATCCATTAAAGCACTCGTTTTCGTGAGAGATATAGGGAATCTTACGGTCATGTCAGAAAAATTAGCCTATAAGAACATTCATACCAGCTTTCTTCACAGTGATTTAAATAAAACAGATCGTCAAAAATCTTTACAGGATTTCCGTACAGGCAAAACAAAAATGCTGCTTGCAACAGATGTGGCTGCAAGAGGATTAGATATTAAAGATGTGACACATGTTGTCCATTTCGATTTCCCTAAGGATCTTAAACAATATGTTCACCGTTCAGGCAGAACTGGCAGATTCGGGGCCAGTGGGGTGGTTATATCACTGGTGACGGATAGAGAGGAACGAGAGCTAAAGAAATTTGCGAAGGAGCTTCGTATTCAAGCAAATAAAAAAGTGATGCGCGGTGGAAAAATTGTCGATCCAGATCAGTCGAAATAA
- a CDS encoding FAD-dependent oxidoreductase, with protein sequence MTSNNKMPQFPESYWREIPLPSFEKLTEHTSVDIAIVGGGITGITAGYLLIKEGFKVAILEAGNILTGTTGHTTAKLTAQHGLIYDELINHFGIEKAKLYFEAESSAIDFVRNKVKEKSIDCDFSEEQSFIYATSDKYAKKIETEMDAYQKLGINGSLVDGIPFDIKTKATIVMNNQAQFHPLKYMKKLLEDFVEAGGIVYEKTTATDIGEGDHPVIITRDGHRVNCKHVIVASHFPFVDMMGFYFARMYVSRSYVLGVKSKMDYPGGMYYSADEPTRSLRYTPFNDEKLILVGGEGHKTGQGINMMKHYEALEGFAEEVLGINEFPYRWSAQDLVTLDNVPYIGPITSTKQNILVATGFRKWGMTNGTFAAMLLKDIITEKENQYRELFDPSRFQADPSIKQIISINTDVAGHLISGKLEVAPKEPSDIENDEGAVVMVNGKRAGAYRDKEGKLHLVDTTCTHLGCETEWNEAERTWDCPCHGSRYTYDGEVLNGPTKRPLRKVDLD encoded by the coding sequence ATGACATCAAATAATAAAATGCCGCAGTTCCCAGAGTCTTATTGGAGAGAAATCCCTCTGCCATCATTCGAAAAGCTAACAGAGCATACTTCTGTTGATATAGCCATTGTTGGCGGTGGAATTACTGGAATTACCGCTGGATATCTTCTAATAAAAGAAGGTTTCAAAGTGGCAATTCTAGAAGCTGGAAATATTCTAACCGGAACAACAGGCCATACAACTGCAAAACTAACAGCCCAGCATGGATTGATTTATGACGAACTAATTAACCACTTTGGAATTGAGAAAGCTAAGCTTTATTTTGAGGCGGAAAGCAGTGCAATTGATTTTGTTCGTAACAAGGTGAAGGAAAAAAGTATTGATTGCGACTTTAGTGAAGAACAATCATTTATATATGCCACTTCTGATAAGTATGCAAAAAAAATAGAAACCGAAATGGATGCCTATCAAAAGCTTGGGATTAATGGCAGCCTTGTAGATGGCATCCCTTTTGATATTAAAACAAAGGCCACCATTGTCATGAATAATCAAGCACAATTTCATCCTTTAAAATATATGAAAAAATTATTGGAAGATTTCGTTGAAGCTGGTGGAATTGTTTATGAAAAAACGACCGCAACAGATATAGGGGAAGGCGATCATCCAGTCATCATTACGAGGGATGGTCATCGAGTAAACTGCAAACATGTAATTGTTGCCTCTCACTTTCCGTTTGTAGATATGATGGGCTTCTATTTTGCAAGAATGTATGTTAGCAGATCCTACGTCCTTGGAGTAAAATCAAAAATGGATTACCCTGGTGGGATGTATTATAGTGCTGATGAGCCTACTCGCTCATTAAGATATACCCCTTTTAATGATGAAAAATTAATACTTGTTGGTGGTGAAGGTCACAAAACAGGTCAGGGCATTAATATGATGAAGCATTATGAGGCACTTGAAGGCTTTGCCGAAGAGGTGCTCGGAATTAATGAATTCCCATATCGCTGGTCTGCACAGGATTTAGTAACACTTGACAATGTCCCATACATCGGCCCTATTACTTCTACCAAGCAGAATATTCTTGTTGCCACTGGCTTCCGAAAATGGGGAATGACAAACGGGACTTTTGCAGCCATGCTATTGAAGGATATTATCACTGAAAAAGAAAATCAGTATCGTGAATTATTTGATCCATCAAGATTCCAAGCAGACCCTAGCATAAAGCAAATCATCTCGATTAATACCGATGTAGCAGGACATTTGATAAGTGGAAAACTAGAAGTAGCTCCAAAAGAACCTAGTGACATAGAAAATGATGAGGGCGCTGTTGTCATGGTGAATGGAAAAAGAGCAGGAGCTTACCGTGATAAGGAAGGAAAACTGCATCTGGTCGATACAACATGTACACATCTGGGCTGTGAAACTGAGTGGAATGAAGCTGAACGAACATGGGACTGCCCTTGCCATGGATCGCGATATACGTATGATGGTGAAGTTTTAAATGGACCAACGAAAAGGCCATTGAGAAAGGTTGATCTTGATTAA